From Pogoniulus pusillus isolate bPogPus1 chromosome 5, bPogPus1.pri, whole genome shotgun sequence, the proteins below share one genomic window:
- the CHST10 gene encoding carbohydrate sulfotransferase 10 isoform X3 — protein MHHQWLLLAACFWVIFMFMVASKFITLTFKDPDGYGAKQEPLILTAMTKVEEVHMPAEKHWPEDFQPTGKAFSGNLVRQPLVHMERLELLRNVCRDTALKNLSHTSVSKFVLDRIFVCDKHKILFCQTPKVGNTQWKKVLIVLNGAFSSIEDIPENIVHDHEKNGLPRLSSFSDSEIKKRLNLYFKFFIVRDPFERLISAFKDKFVHNPRFEPWYRHEIAPGIIRKYRKNRTETKGLQFEDFVRYLGDPNHRWLDVQFGDHIIHWVTYVELCAPCEIAYSVIGHHETLEDDAPFILKAAGIDHLVSYPTIPPGITVYNRTKVERYFSGISKRDIRRLYARFEGDFKLFGYREPDFLLN, from the exons ATGCACCACCAGTGGCTGCTGCTAGCTGCATGCTTTTGGGTGATATTCATGTTCATGGTTGCTAGCAAGTTTATCACATTGACTTTTAAAGACCCAGATG gCTATGGTGCCAAGCAAGAGCCATTGATACTGACAGCCATGACAAAAGTGGAGGAGGTACATATGCCAGCAGAAAAACATTGGCCTGAAGATTTTCAG CCAActggaaaagctttttctggAAATTTGGTCCGCCAGCCCCTGGTTCATATGGAAAGACTTGAGCTTCTCAGGAATGTCTGCAGAGACACTGCACTGAAAAATCTCTCTCACACTTCCGTTTCCAAATTCGTCTTGGACCGAATATTTGTGTGTGACAAGCACAAGATCCTGTTTTGTCAGACGCCAAAAGTGGGCAACACTCAGTGGAAAAAAGTCTTGATCGTTTTAAATG GAGCATTTTCTTCCATAGAAGATATCCCAGAAAATATTGTACATGACCATGAGAAGAATGGCCTTCCACGCCTGTCCTCCTTCAGTGACTCTGAAATTAAAAAACG ACTGAATTTATACTTCAAGTTTTTTATTGTTAGAGATCCATTTGAAAGACTTATTTCTGCGTTCAAAGACAAGTTCGTGCACAATCCTCGTTTTGAACCTTGGTACCGGCACGAAATCGCTCCCGGTATCATTCGTAAGTACCGAAAGAATCGCACAGAGACCAAAGGGCTGCAGTTTGAAGATTTTGTGCGCTACCTGGGCGACCCAAATCACCGGTGGCTGGATGTTCAGTTTGGGGACCACATCATTCACTGGGTAACGTACGTGGAACTGTGCGCCCCCTGCGAAATCGCGTACAGCGTGATTGGGCACCATGAAACCCTGGAGGACGACGCGCCGTTTATCTTGAAAGCGGCCGGCATAGACCATCTGGTGTCGTACCCCACCATTCCGCCGGGAATAACAGTGTACAACAGAACGAAAGTGGAGCGGTACTTTTCAGGAATTAGCAAGAGAGACATAAGGCGCCTCTACGCACGGTTTGAAGGCGATTTTAAACTCTTTGGCTATCGGGAGCCAGATTTCTTGCTGAACTGA
- the CHST10 gene encoding carbohydrate sulfotransferase 10 isoform X1, whose amino-acid sequence MISICSSSTGVAGSKNFVWLKSDNMHHQWLLLAACFWVIFMFMVASKFITLTFKDPDGYGAKQEPLILTAMTKVEEVHMPAEKHWPEDFQPTGKAFSGNLVRQPLVHMERLELLRNVCRDTALKNLSHTSVSKFVLDRIFVCDKHKILFCQTPKVGNTQWKKVLIVLNGAFSSIEDIPENIVHDHEKNGLPRLSSFSDSEIKKRLNLYFKFFIVRDPFERLISAFKDKFVHNPRFEPWYRHEIAPGIIRKYRKNRTETKGLQFEDFVRYLGDPNHRWLDVQFGDHIIHWVTYVELCAPCEIAYSVIGHHETLEDDAPFILKAAGIDHLVSYPTIPPGITVYNRTKVERYFSGISKRDIRRLYARFEGDFKLFGYREPDFLLN is encoded by the exons ATGATCAGCATCTGTAGCAGCAGTACTGGTGTTGCAG GAAGCAAGAATTTTGTATGGCTCAAGTCTGACAACATGCACCACCAGTGGCTGCTGCTAGCTGCATGCTTTTGGGTGATATTCATGTTCATGGTTGCTAGCAAGTTTATCACATTGACTTTTAAAGACCCAGATG gCTATGGTGCCAAGCAAGAGCCATTGATACTGACAGCCATGACAAAAGTGGAGGAGGTACATATGCCAGCAGAAAAACATTGGCCTGAAGATTTTCAG CCAActggaaaagctttttctggAAATTTGGTCCGCCAGCCCCTGGTTCATATGGAAAGACTTGAGCTTCTCAGGAATGTCTGCAGAGACACTGCACTGAAAAATCTCTCTCACACTTCCGTTTCCAAATTCGTCTTGGACCGAATATTTGTGTGTGACAAGCACAAGATCCTGTTTTGTCAGACGCCAAAAGTGGGCAACACTCAGTGGAAAAAAGTCTTGATCGTTTTAAATG GAGCATTTTCTTCCATAGAAGATATCCCAGAAAATATTGTACATGACCATGAGAAGAATGGCCTTCCACGCCTGTCCTCCTTCAGTGACTCTGAAATTAAAAAACG ACTGAATTTATACTTCAAGTTTTTTATTGTTAGAGATCCATTTGAAAGACTTATTTCTGCGTTCAAAGACAAGTTCGTGCACAATCCTCGTTTTGAACCTTGGTACCGGCACGAAATCGCTCCCGGTATCATTCGTAAGTACCGAAAGAATCGCACAGAGACCAAAGGGCTGCAGTTTGAAGATTTTGTGCGCTACCTGGGCGACCCAAATCACCGGTGGCTGGATGTTCAGTTTGGGGACCACATCATTCACTGGGTAACGTACGTGGAACTGTGCGCCCCCTGCGAAATCGCGTACAGCGTGATTGGGCACCATGAAACCCTGGAGGACGACGCGCCGTTTATCTTGAAAGCGGCCGGCATAGACCATCTGGTGTCGTACCCCACCATTCCGCCGGGAATAACAGTGTACAACAGAACGAAAGTGGAGCGGTACTTTTCAGGAATTAGCAAGAGAGACATAAGGCGCCTCTACGCACGGTTTGAAGGCGATTTTAAACTCTTTGGCTATCGGGAGCCAGATTTCTTGCTGAACTGA
- the CHST10 gene encoding carbohydrate sulfotransferase 10 isoform X2, with amino-acid sequence MISICSSSTGVAGSKNFVWLKSDNMHHQWLLLAACFWVIFMFMVASKFITLTFKDPDGYGAKQEPLILTAMTKVEEPTGKAFSGNLVRQPLVHMERLELLRNVCRDTALKNLSHTSVSKFVLDRIFVCDKHKILFCQTPKVGNTQWKKVLIVLNGAFSSIEDIPENIVHDHEKNGLPRLSSFSDSEIKKRLNLYFKFFIVRDPFERLISAFKDKFVHNPRFEPWYRHEIAPGIIRKYRKNRTETKGLQFEDFVRYLGDPNHRWLDVQFGDHIIHWVTYVELCAPCEIAYSVIGHHETLEDDAPFILKAAGIDHLVSYPTIPPGITVYNRTKVERYFSGISKRDIRRLYARFEGDFKLFGYREPDFLLN; translated from the exons ATGATCAGCATCTGTAGCAGCAGTACTGGTGTTGCAG GAAGCAAGAATTTTGTATGGCTCAAGTCTGACAACATGCACCACCAGTGGCTGCTGCTAGCTGCATGCTTTTGGGTGATATTCATGTTCATGGTTGCTAGCAAGTTTATCACATTGACTTTTAAAGACCCAGATG gCTATGGTGCCAAGCAAGAGCCATTGATACTGACAGCCATGACAAAAGTGGAGGAG CCAActggaaaagctttttctggAAATTTGGTCCGCCAGCCCCTGGTTCATATGGAAAGACTTGAGCTTCTCAGGAATGTCTGCAGAGACACTGCACTGAAAAATCTCTCTCACACTTCCGTTTCCAAATTCGTCTTGGACCGAATATTTGTGTGTGACAAGCACAAGATCCTGTTTTGTCAGACGCCAAAAGTGGGCAACACTCAGTGGAAAAAAGTCTTGATCGTTTTAAATG GAGCATTTTCTTCCATAGAAGATATCCCAGAAAATATTGTACATGACCATGAGAAGAATGGCCTTCCACGCCTGTCCTCCTTCAGTGACTCTGAAATTAAAAAACG ACTGAATTTATACTTCAAGTTTTTTATTGTTAGAGATCCATTTGAAAGACTTATTTCTGCGTTCAAAGACAAGTTCGTGCACAATCCTCGTTTTGAACCTTGGTACCGGCACGAAATCGCTCCCGGTATCATTCGTAAGTACCGAAAGAATCGCACAGAGACCAAAGGGCTGCAGTTTGAAGATTTTGTGCGCTACCTGGGCGACCCAAATCACCGGTGGCTGGATGTTCAGTTTGGGGACCACATCATTCACTGGGTAACGTACGTGGAACTGTGCGCCCCCTGCGAAATCGCGTACAGCGTGATTGGGCACCATGAAACCCTGGAGGACGACGCGCCGTTTATCTTGAAAGCGGCCGGCATAGACCATCTGGTGTCGTACCCCACCATTCCGCCGGGAATAACAGTGTACAACAGAACGAAAGTGGAGCGGTACTTTTCAGGAATTAGCAAGAGAGACATAAGGCGCCTCTACGCACGGTTTGAAGGCGATTTTAAACTCTTTGGCTATCGGGAGCCAGATTTCTTGCTGAACTGA